The DNA segment AAGGCGATCATCCCCTGAATGATGTAGCTGGTTAGATTAAATTGATCCTGGGCTGCTTCCACAGTCATCATGTTGTGCTCTACTACATAAGAGATCACATTGTCAAAATACGCTGGCGTGATGATCAGGCTAGTAATTACCTGGGTGAGTGGAACAAATAGGGTGAAAATTCCTGTCATGATCAGTCCGGACAAGAAGCCTTGTTTGTAGTTCATTTTTCCATCATAGTGCCTTTTCCTTTTGTCAAGAATTGCCAGCACGTACAAGACAACCGCAGGGATGAAAAACAGGTTGGTGACGATCATGTGCTGATCAATCTTTTCGTCATGATAGCCCAGTGCTTTTTCACCCCACATCCAGATGAGTAGCGTTGCTCCAAATATTAAAGCCCATTTAAGTTCGGTTTTGAATGATTTCATAGCGATTAAAGTTTTGTTCAAATGAAGGTCAGGCACAGTAATCAGGGTTCATACTTTCGGGTGATTTGATGAAAATGGTCCCTCTGGGTGATGGTTGTAGTTGAATGTTGTATGAAGATATTCCTTTGATAATCAGGTATTTTTAGTATTTTCCACTATTCAAAACCTAACTTTTACAAAACATGATCATTTACGGCTGGAATACAAGCAACCTGAAACAAGCGCAACTAGGAGAATCCTACGAATGTCCCGATTGTCATCATAGGAATTCCGTGCTGGCTGTTTTTGCCTCCTATGTCCATATTTTTTGGATACCACTTTTTCCTTACAAAAAACGAGCTCAGATCATTTGCATGAATTGTGATCGGGCAGACGAAGATAAGTATATGGAGTCCGAGATTAAGCAAAAGGTCCGACAATTAAAAAAGTCCGTGAAAACTCCCTGGTGGATGTTTTCGGGTGCAGGTATCGTAATCATTTTAATCACATTCTCAGTTGTTTCTGGTTTTTTAGATGGACAAGAACAAGCGGCTATGGCCTCGTCACCTGAGATAGGAGACGTTTATGTGATCCACGACCAGGAAGAAACTTCGGAATACAATCATTATTTGATGAAAGTGGTAAGCGTTGCCGAAGATAGCCTCTATGTCACGGTCACCTCTTATTCCTATAACGGGGTTGTCGATCGTCTGGACCCGAAGGATGGATTCTACAATCTCTCATTTGGCCTGCACAAAGATGAAATAGTCCGACAGGATAAGTCCGGAGAATTGAAGCAGATTTATCGAGGTTACTCTTCTATTGCCGGTTTTGATCGGGAAGTAGCATATGAGGTTCCTGAAGCCATAAAAGTCGAATGATTATGTGCCGATCAGATTGTGGACATCATTTCAATTTATATAAATAGGGGTTTCTGCCAGGGGACTCCTTTTTTAATTGGGGTAATCGCTCAAAAATACCACTGGACAACATTTTCTTCTGAAACCTGCTTCGATCCAGTTTCTCTTCCAATATGGCTTGATGCAACGCGTGCAGTTGTGGCATGGTGAAGGCATCAGGCAATAAATTATAAGTGACATGCTCGTGTTTGATGTCCTTCTTCAGGCGTTCTCTCGCCGAGGCTACTATATTTCCATGATCCAGCCACATATCGGGAAGCTCATCGAAACTGAACCATTCAGCTGCCTCGTCAAATTCTCCAGGAACCGGATGGGTAGTTTCAATATCTACAAGTGAATAGTAAGATAGTGTGATGAATCGCTGATTGATGAAATATTCTTTGTTCCAGGGCATGCCGAGCATGTCAAAGAACTCCTTAAAATCTTCTCCCAATTTTCGGTCTTCGGAACCAAACACTGATAGGAATTTTAAGTGGGCATGTTCCAGTCCGGTTCGTTGCCTGAGCGTCTCCAGGACAGCATCATCAACGGATTGATCTTTGCCGATGTAGCCACCGGGTAATACCCATTTGCTTCCCAATTTAAGTAACAGACATTTCAATTGATTTTTCTGGTACCCAATGATGACCAGATCAATAGAAAGGTGGGGAAGAAAGTAATTAGCTCCGTTCTGAATGATGTCCTTCACATCCATACCTACAAAAGTAATATATGTGGCTTTTTGTCACATTGCTGATAATAATTAAGTTTGTGGCAAAATGTCACAAATAGTTATCTCATGAAGCGCATTTTTAAAATTACCCTCATCATTCTGGTTGTTATTGTCCTTTTATTAGGCGGGACTGGTTTCTACATCTTCAATTTCTTCAATAAGACTTACCTCGATTTTGAGTCAGATTATTCGGATAAACCAACACTCGAACAATTGACGGTTGATGGTTACACCTTCCCGGACCGTAATGGGAATGGCACGTTGGATGTGTATGAAGATGACCGGAAGCCGATAGCTGAACGGGTAGCAGATGTGCTTTCTCAAATGACTATTGAAGAAAAACTGCACTTATTGAAAGGTTCCGGTCTTGCTTCGGCCATGGGGCAAGGTGATCCTGATGGCATCGCTGGGGCAGTGGGTACCATCGTTCCCACACCAAGATTGGGACTACCGACCATATTCTTATCAGACGGACCTGCTGGATTGCGCATTCAACCCACGCGAGAAGGAGATAAGGATACCTACTATTGCACCGCTTTTCCGATTGCTACTCTGCTGGCCTCTACCTGGAATGAAGACTTAGTTTATCAGGTAGGAGATGCCATGGGGACAGAAGCGATGGAATATGGTATTGACGTGATTTTAGGGCCTGGAGCAAACATTCACAGACACCCACTTTGTGGTAGAAATTTTGAGTATTATTCTGAAGATCCGCTACTAACGGGGTACATGGGCGCTGCCGTGATCAATGGCATTGAATCCAATGGCGTAGGTACTTCCGTGAAACACTATGTGGCCAACAATCAGGAGACAGACAGGAATTTTAATGATGCCATCCTTTCGGAAAGAGCCCTTCGAGAAATCTACCTGAAAGGTTTTGAGATCCTGGTAAAAGAAGCACAACCCTGGACGATCATGTCCTCTTATAACAAGGTAAATGGAACTTACACTTCTCAGAGTAGGTACTTGCTCACCGATATTTTGAGAGAGGACTGGGGATTTGAAGGTCTGGTCATGACGGACTGGTTTGGGGGGAGAAATGTAACGGAGCAGATCATGGCTGGCAATGACTTGTTGGAACCGGGTACGAAGAAACAGTGGGATGCTTTGATTGAGGCACAAGCGGACGGTTCTCTGACCATGGAGGCCATAGACACATCCGTGAGTAGAATTCTCGAGCTGATCCTTAATTCTCGTAAAATGGAGAATTATGCATTCAGTAATGATCCTGACTTAAAAGCACATGCCGAAGTAACCCGGCAATCTGCAGCCGAAGGGATGGTTTTGTTGAAAAACGAGGGAGCACTTCCATTGGCTCAAGGACAAAATGTGGCTCTGCTTGGCGTCACTTCCTATGAATTTATTGCCGGAGGTACAGGCTCCGGGGATGTCAATGAAGCCTATACAATATCCTTGGAAGAAGGCCTGGAAAATGCAGGGTTTAGCATCAATCAGCAGGCCAAAGTAGTATATCAGGCACATAGAGATGCGAATCCGAAAGGATTTGTAAAACCAGAAGGGATGGACGTGATCTTCTCACCCTACGATCCACCTGAGATTCGTTTTACTGAAGCACAGTTGAAAGAAATAGTCAATTCTTCCGATGTGGGAATTCTGACCATCGGTCGTAATTCAGGTGAGGGGGGAGATCGTGTGGAAAAGGATGATTTTCTGTTATCCGACCTGGAGCAAGAAATGATCACCATGATTTCGGAAGCATATCAATCAGCGAACAAGCAATTGGTTGTGGTGCTCAATATTGGTGGAGTGATAGAAACGGCTTCCTGGAATGGACAACCCGATGCCATTCTATTGGCCTGGCAAGGTGGACAAGAAGGAGGTAACTCCGTGGCGGATATCCTTTCGGGGAAAGTGAACCCCAGTGGTAAACTGCCAATGACCTTCCCGGTGAAGCTCTCCGATCATGCTTCGGATGCCAATTTCCCCAAAAGTGGAGAGCAGTGGAGTGCCGGGCAGATGTTCATGATGTTACTCGCTCCACCAGAAGAAAGGCCCGAGGCAGATTGGGTCCGAAACAAAGACTATACGCATTATGACGAAGGCGTTTACGTAGGGTATCGTCACTTTGATAAACAAGCAATGGAGGTGGCTTACCCATTTGGATATGGTCTGTCTTACACAAATTTCGAATACGGTGAGATGAGAACGGTACTTGAAAATGATACCATCACCATTTTTGTGACCATTCAAAATTCGGGAGAAGTTGCTGGAAAAGAGGTTGTACAGCTTTACAGTGAGAAACTTAACACGACCATTGATCGACCGGTTCAGGAATTGAAAGCATTTGCTAAAAGCAAAGCCCTGGCACCTGGAGAAACTCAGGAATTGCAATTCACCATTGCTCAGTCAGAGTTGAGTTACTGGGATGAGGAGAAGAAGGACTGGGTTGTAGAAGGTGGAGAATATGCCTTTAAACTGGGTGTTTCTAGCAGAGATATCCGAAAAGAGTTTGTGGTTGATCTAATCCTGTAGTCAACATTTTAATGAAACATTGATTTCCTTCCTCGAAATCATGAATAAGGAACATAGTTTTTTTAATGCTCAATCCCCGCTTCTTCAATCAGGAATAAGCCATAATTCCTGATGGTCTCGATGATCGGGACACAGGTCATGCCTTTTTCGGTCATGGAGTATTCTACTTTGGGCGGAACCACCGGATAGACTTTTCGGTTGATGAACCCCTCTTCTTCCAGCTCCCGCAATTGGGTGGTGAGCATCTTATCGGTAATGTGACTGATGTCTCTTTTGAGCTCACTGAATCGCATCACTTTATCCTTCAATCGCCAAAGGATCGGCATCTTCCAGGTACCCCCGATTCGGTCCATAGCAAACTCCACGGGGTTGTAATACAGTTTATTCTTATACATGAACTCCGGCATAACTATCTGATTTTCAATATACTTTCTATTTTGTAAGTATCTCTATTCTAGGTAAGTATAGGTCTAAAGATAGGGTATCATTTCATATTTGTCGTATGAATCATTCGGATATGAAATGAGCATAAACGCCAGCCATCTGAAATTATCTTAAGTTGAGGTGGTAGGAGTTTATTGCGAATTCCATCGCTACGGCGAACCGATGGCGATTGAAAGAAGACGATACATATGAAACATTTAATTACACTCATCATCTTAAGTGGTTTGGTTTTCATGGGATGTGAATCAAAGTCACAAAGTACAACCGCAAACGATCAAAAAATGGAAGCAGCAGTGAGGGAGACGCAGCAGTATGTGCATGCCCATGGTATGCCCTCAAAAGGTAAGATACTGATGGTCGTCAGTAGTCCTGCTATATCGAAGCAAACCGGGTGGCCCATTGGTTTTTGGGCGGCAGAATTGACACATCCTTTGCATGTGTTTCAGGAAGCAGGCTATGAGGTAGAATTGGCATCCACCGAAGGAGGAGCAGTGGTCATGGATGGTTATTCAGATCCTACAGATGCAAGCGGTTACTCAGCGCATGATGTGATCTCTTTAGGTTACATGCAGCAGGATTGGTTCAATAGCATGTTGAAGGATACAAAGCAGTACTCTGCCGTGAATACGACTGATTACGATGCGGTTTTTTTGGTAGGCGGTCAGGGTCCCATGTATACCTACCGCGGCAACAAGGGACTGGAAACTTTGTTCGCAGACTTCTATGAGTCTGGTAAACCAAGTGCTTCGGTATGTCATTCAACGACACTGTTATTGGAAGCAAAAGGGAGCAATGGAGAATTATTGGTGAAAGGTAAAACATGGACTGGCTTTGCCAATTCGGAGGAGGACTTTGCCGATCAGGCGGTCGGTCAGAAGATCCAGCCTTACAGAATTGAAGATGAAGCGCGCAAGATTGAGGGCACTAACTTCAAGGTAGCCGTGCCTTTTTCTTCTTATGCGATTGCAGATGGCAACCTGATCACCGGACAGCAGCAGAACTCCGGGGCAGCGGCGGCAAGATTGGTTGTGGAGCAATTGTCGAAGTGATTTTAGCTTAAGCTTATATAGCCCTAATAGGGAGAAATGTCCATTTCGACAGGCCTATCTGCCTATGAGGCAGGCTCAATGTGACATTTCTTTCTATTTAACTTGATCATGAAAACCACTCCTCTCTTCATCATAGCCTTGCTCATGTTATTAAGTAATGCAACCAGTCAAAGCCTGGAGCTCATGCCGGGGACCGAGCGCATTTTCGTGGACGCACAATGGTTCAGTACTTTTGATGAGGACCGAAAATGGTCTTTGTTCAGTCGATCACGAGCGACAACTGACTATGATGAAAATACTAACCTGTTTACCGGGGCTTACCTCAATTACACCTTAAAATCCGGCATAGGAGGAACGATCCTAGGACGGATTTCAAATGCAGGAGCCGGAAGTGATGTAGGGATCCATTTGTTTAAAGCCAATGGTACCTGGATGATCTACGCCCTTGCCTTCATTGGCCTTAGTGGTGACTTGAGCTATGGCTGGTTCTCCATCCTTAGATATACGCCGGCTATTAATGATAATTGGCTACTTTACACAAGCCTCGAACTCTTTTCGAATTTTGGAGAGAGTGGCCACGTTGCCAGTGTACAACGAATGAGGGTAGGACTGAGTCGTGGGGGCTACCAATTCGGATTTGGGCTGAATCTGTCGGGAATAGGGCAATCCTACAATCAAACAGACTCGAATCCAGGTGTATTTATAAGAAAACAGTTTTAGAGATGAATATAGCGATCATAGGTACGGGTAACGTTGGAGGAGCATTGGCCACGAAATGGTCTCAGGCTGGTCATCAGATCTTCCTGGGAGTGAACGACCAGCAAAACTTTAAAGGGAAACCATTGTTGGAAAATGCCAATACCTCCGTACAAGCCATTCCTGAAGCCGTGGCCCAATCAGAAGTCGTGTTGATTGCTACACCTGCCAAAGTGACGATTGAAGTTGCCTTATCATTAGGAAATACAACAGGTAAGGTGATCATTGACAGCATGAACATCGTCCGTGGCAATGGCCCTGATGGCTATCCTAATACGACGGATGCCATTATTGCTCACACGACTACTAACGACGTGGTTAAGTGCTTTAATACGACAGGCTTTAATAACATGCAAAATACGGAGTATGATGGTCAAGTGATCGATGCGTTTTTAGCGGGATATAGTTCAAAAGCAAAAGAGATTGCTTCACAACTCGCCATGGATGCTGGCTTTGGAGCTTGTTATGATATCGGAGGCAATGACAAATTCGAACTGATGGAACAGTTTGCTTTTTTCTGGATTAACCTGGCCATGTTTCAGGGACAGGGTCGCGAGATCGGTTTCAAGTTATTGAAGAGATAACGCTACTCCTGGAAGAGACACTTCTTGGCCAATGCCGTAAGTTCGTCTTCAGATAAATTATAATCATTGGGATCTGGAAACATGATGGCCAATTCCTGAGCCATGCAATTGCAGTAGTTGACTGCTGCATGTTCACCCATACTTTCCTCTCCAGTATCAATACAGTCGTAAAGAAAACTCTCTTGATCCTCACTGGACCAGATCTGACTACCCAAACATTCAGTTGCCAGCGGCATGATCTCTTCCTGTGTCATTAGGTCAGCTTCCGAAGCGGTTTCATAGATATCCATGAGTTTGAATAACATACAATAACAGTACTGGCGCGCGCTATTCGCTCCCAGGGTTTCCTCTGTCTCACCGACGCAGACCTTGATGAAGTTCTCCTTTTCTTCCAGCTCCCATTCTTGCTTTTCCTGTGCTACGATATTCAAACTTTCAATACAAGCTTCTGCCATCGGGAGCGCTTCGGCTTCGGTCATACTATTCGACGCTTCAGGTGTGTCATAAATATCCATGACCTTGTATAGCATACAGTAACAATAGTCTCTGGATTGATTTTCACCCATGATTCCTTCCGCTTCTCCCATACAGCCGTCGATGAAATCTTGCCGATCGGTTGAGGTCCAGTTTTGAGCGGTTAGTCTTTGTGAAAGACCCATGCAGGAAATCAATATCACGAAAAGTAGTAGAGTGTGTCGCATCCTTTATTCTCTAAAATTCGCTCTGTAACAAGCACATATCTGCAAGTAAAGATATTTCGTCCTCATTCAGGTTATAGTCGTTAGGATCATGGAATAGGAAGGCTAGTTTGTAAACCATACAATTACAATAATTCAATGCTTTTTCCTCACCCATGCCTCCTTTTGTTGCGCTTCAAATGCAGTTCTCAAGAAATTGCGATTGCGTTTCTTCAGGCCATTCAGGACTTCCCATGCACTCTACGGCCAAAGGCCTGGCGTCATCATGTGTCATCTGATCAGCGCTACTAGCGGTTGGATATTTGTTCTCCACTTCGAACAGCATGCAGTGACAATATTGACGAGACTTATTGGTTCCAAGCCCTTTTTCCGCCTTCGCCACACATTCCCTGATAAAATTTTCCCTTTCCTCAAGAGTCCATTTGGTTCGAGGGGCTTCTTCGATATCTAAACTTGTAAAATCGTCTTCATCAGAAGGGGAGCACTCGGCTTCTTCGGCGATCTCCTCAGGTTCATCCATACAACCATCAATGAATTCTTGCTGGTCAGATGATGCCCAGTTTTGGGCGGATGAGCTCAACGTGAAAATTAAAAAACTCAGGAATAGAATAAGTTGGCGGAAGGATGGATACATATTGGTTGGTGTTACTAATTCGGAAGATAGTGAAGTTTTTCGAACTAAAGATCCGATCAATCGATGTACTTAAAGGTCGATTCCCCGGTGAAACTTACTGATTCCAGCTTCATATGAATCTTGGTCTCGCTCTTCAGCTGCATTTGTTCTTTCAGGCGGACCACCCCATTGATGATGTCCTGATCAGACCAATTCTCTTCACTGATCAACAATGTAATGAAATAGTCACCTGCTATTAAATCTAAGTGAGCGATGTTTGCAGCATCTTCACCAAAAAAATCATCCTGATCTAATTGCTGCAAAAAGTCGTTGATTACGGCTTCGGGAATTTCCGCATCATGATAAAGCTTATTTCCCTGGTACTCCACTAATTCACCTTCGTAATAAATCTCATCTGCAGCCAGCAAAACCATGATGCCAAGGCTAAGGATTAATCCCAACAGTGAAATTCCTGCCACTGCCCATCCGGATCTTTTTTGAGCGCCAGTTTCCAATTCACGGTTGATGGCTGCAGTCATGAAATTTCGGAAAAATAGATAGATCAACAGACCATAACCCGCCGTGAAAAAGAAACTTGGGATATTATCTATAGTTTCTTCAGGCAAGGCAAAAATTGCATAAAATAGTGTGATGGAAAACAACAACGTGAATGCCAATGAAATGATGGCCTCCCGGTCTTTTTCAAGTGCTCTATAATTCATGAAGATCAGGATGCCAGCAGGAAGAGGTCCTGCTATTACAGCGGCGATGGTTGTTTGTTTTTCAGTAAATAATTTCTTCATCTTGATCTGTGGTTGTTTCGACCCACCGATAATAGGAAAAATTGAGGGAAATCCATGAACTTATTGGTGTTATTTGCCTGCTCGTTTTTTCACTTCCGTATCTATGAATGCCGGTAAATAGTTAGGGGTACACCCCCTGGCAATGACTTCATCTTTGAATAATCCTGTCTTAATTCCTATGGCAATACAGCGTTTTCGATTTGTTGAATCATAAACACCAATCCAACCTGCAGTGAAATTCATCGCCCATTGTACAATAGGGTCTTCTGTGGGCATGTTGACTTCAATCGCATCTAAAAGTTCTTGTGTATTATTCGGAGGTGCTTGTCCGGTCCACCGAAGGCGTGCCTGATAATACCAAAAGGTGCGTCGCTGTAAGGCGGAGGGACTTTTATCCCAGGAATTGATCAATAATGTAGCCTGCTTGTCTTTCATCAGTTGATTGGCCATTAGCCATTCCATTAATCCATTTTGTTCTTCCTGGGTATGCACTTGCATTTCAAGAACCAATTGATCGATCAATTGTTGTTTCAGCAATTTCTTGTCCATGATCAATACCGCTAGTTTTCTGGCAATCAAGTGTGCTGTCGACCACAATTCCATCGCAAGCTCATGGTCTTTTTTGATCTCTTTAGCCAGTTTCTTGATGTCTCCGAGTTTTGTGGCATCGTGGATTCGATGGTAAACTTCTTGGGCTCCAGGGGAAAGATTCATGAGAATTCAATGGTTAAGACTAACAGCTACAGTATTTGAATTACTGATAATTAAAGATATTCGTTTCAATCATGGGATGCAATACGGCCCGCACCAGTTCCGGTGTTGTTCACGCTCAAATATGCCAACTAAACGAGTTGTGACTTAAAGTATCTGGGATCGTTTTAATTTTACAGGACTAACCTAATTGACAATGCATAAACTGCTGCCTTTCCTACTCTGCCTGCTGATTTTTAGTTGTGCTGGTAATCGAACTGTTTCTTTCAACTCCGTGCGACCTGCTGATATTGATGTACCTGCCGATATTAAGTCGATTGTCATGGTGGACCGAACCAAGTTTGATGTAGGTGGACTCAATATTCTGGAGGGAGTGCTGACTGGTGAATTGCCTGATGAGGATAAAGCGGCGGTGCAATCTTTAATGAATGCTTTAAGACATCAATTAAGGACCTCAGATCGATTTGAGGTGAAGCTTTCAACGGAACGCTTAAAAGGTAACAGCCTGACAGCCGCGTTTCCCAAACCATTGTCCTGGCCGGAAGTAGAGCGATTGTGCGCCCGCTATGGGACCGATGCCCTGCTT comes from the Cytophagales bacterium genome and includes:
- a CDS encoding helix-turn-helix domain-containing protein, which encodes MPEFMYKNKLYYNPVEFAMDRIGGTWKMPILWRLKDKVMRFSELKRDISHITDKMLTTQLRELEEEGFINRKVYPVVPPKVEYSMTEKGMTCVPIIETIRNYGLFLIEEAGIEH
- a CDS encoding DNA alkylation repair protein, which codes for MNLSPGAQEVYHRIHDATKLGDIKKLAKEIKKDHELAMELWSTAHLIARKLAVLIMDKKLLKQQLIDQLVLEMQVHTQEEQNGLMEWLMANQLMKDKQATLLINSWDKSPSALQRRTFWYYQARLRWTGQAPPNNTQELLDAIEVNMPTEDPIVQWAMNFTAGWIGVYDSTNRKRCIAIGIKTGLFKDEVIARGCTPNYLPAFIDTEVKKRAGK
- a CDS encoding DUF4199 domain-containing protein, which gives rise to MKSFKTELKWALIFGATLLIWMWGEKALGYHDEKIDQHMIVTNLFFIPAVVLYVLAILDKRKRHYDGKMNYKQGFLSGLIMTGIFTLFVPLTQVITSLIITPAYFDNVISYVVEHNMMTVEAAQDQFNLTSYIIQGMIAFPITGAITSAIVAIFTRRS
- a CDS encoding NUDIX domain-containing protein, whose translation is MDVKDIIQNGANYFLPHLSIDLVIIGYQKNQLKCLLLKLGSKWVLPGGYIGKDQSVDDAVLETLRQRTGLEHAHLKFLSVFGSEDRKLGEDFKEFFDMLGMPWNKEYFINQRFITLSYYSLVDIETTHPVPGEFDEAAEWFSFDELPDMWLDHGNIVASARERLKKDIKHEHVTYNLLPDAFTMPQLHALHQAILEEKLDRSRFQKKMLSSGIFERLPQLKKESPGRNPYLYKLK
- a CDS encoding type 1 glutamine amidotransferase domain-containing protein; the protein is MKHLITLIILSGLVFMGCESKSQSTTANDQKMEAAVRETQQYVHAHGMPSKGKILMVVSSPAISKQTGWPIGFWAAELTHPLHVFQEAGYEVELASTEGGAVVMDGYSDPTDASGYSAHDVISLGYMQQDWFNSMLKDTKQYSAVNTTDYDAVFLVGGQGPMYTYRGNKGLETLFADFYESGKPSASVCHSTTLLLEAKGSNGELLVKGKTWTGFANSEEDFADQAVGQKIQPYRIEDEARKIEGTNFKVAVPFSSYAIADGNLITGQQQNSGAAAARLVVEQLSK
- a CDS encoding NAD(P)-binding domain-containing protein, which codes for MNIAIIGTGNVGGALATKWSQAGHQIFLGVNDQQNFKGKPLLENANTSVQAIPEAVAQSEVVLIATPAKVTIEVALSLGNTTGKVIIDSMNIVRGNGPDGYPNTTDAIIAHTTTNDVVKCFNTTGFNNMQNTEYDGQVIDAFLAGYSSKAKEIASQLAMDAGFGACYDIGGNDKFELMEQFAFFWINLAMFQGQGREIGFKLLKR
- a CDS encoding glycoside hydrolase family 3 C-terminal domain-containing protein — protein: MKRIFKITLIILVVIVLLLGGTGFYIFNFFNKTYLDFESDYSDKPTLEQLTVDGYTFPDRNGNGTLDVYEDDRKPIAERVADVLSQMTIEEKLHLLKGSGLASAMGQGDPDGIAGAVGTIVPTPRLGLPTIFLSDGPAGLRIQPTREGDKDTYYCTAFPIATLLASTWNEDLVYQVGDAMGTEAMEYGIDVILGPGANIHRHPLCGRNFEYYSEDPLLTGYMGAAVINGIESNGVGTSVKHYVANNQETDRNFNDAILSERALREIYLKGFEILVKEAQPWTIMSSYNKVNGTYTSQSRYLLTDILREDWGFEGLVMTDWFGGRNVTEQIMAGNDLLEPGTKKQWDALIEAQADGSLTMEAIDTSVSRILELILNSRKMENYAFSNDPDLKAHAEVTRQSAAEGMVLLKNEGALPLAQGQNVALLGVTSYEFIAGGTGSGDVNEAYTISLEEGLENAGFSINQQAKVVYQAHRDANPKGFVKPEGMDVIFSPYDPPEIRFTEAQLKEIVNSSDVGILTIGRNSGEGGDRVEKDDFLLSDLEQEMITMISEAYQSANKQLVVVLNIGGVIETASWNGQPDAILLAWQGGQEGGNSVADILSGKVNPSGKLPMTFPVKLSDHASDANFPKSGEQWSAGQMFMMLLAPPEERPEADWVRNKDYTHYDEGVYVGYRHFDKQAMEVAYPFGYGLSYTNFEYGEMRTVLENDTITIFVTIQNSGEVAGKEVVQLYSEKLNTTIDRPVQELKAFAKSKALAPGETQELQFTIAQSELSYWDEEKKDWVVEGGEYAFKLGVSSRDIRKEFVVDLIL